The following coding sequences are from one Methanosarcina sp. WWM596 window:
- a CDS encoding AAA family ATPase: MRPISQRVNAKKIHENTTEFGKSTSELLILKPEGYPLSGMMEEYPVIENRDVFEFYAREQWNGYVARKGDYLFDRRMFPDFAYRIIDVEPAESLIGNSTSIIVTEEENGISSSEEIKSDVRFEDVIGQKLAKQKCRLIERFLEEPERFGKWAPRNILFFGPSGTGKTMLAKALASKTDVPIIPVKATQLIGEYVGDGARQIHQLYDRAEEMSPCIIFIDELDAIALDRRFQELRGDVSEIVNALLTEMDGIVERDGVCTICSTNRVNSLDSAVRSRFEEEIEFVLPEEKEIIHILESNVKTFPLKVEEFDFQTLAKKAKGLSGRDIVEKILKTALHQAIIEDREIVSGKDFEKALERLSKKDFTPDPTHLYV; this comes from the coding sequence GTGCGACCGATCTCACAAAGAGTGAACGCGAAAAAAATTCACGAGAACACTACCGAGTTCGGGAAATCCACATCCGAACTTCTTATTCTGAAGCCTGAAGGATATCCTCTAAGCGGCATGATGGAAGAATATCCTGTTATTGAAAACAGGGATGTTTTTGAATTCTATGCACGGGAACAATGGAACGGATATGTTGCCCGCAAAGGAGATTATCTCTTTGACAGGAGAATGTTTCCTGACTTTGCATACCGCATTATAGATGTGGAACCTGCAGAATCCCTGATAGGGAACTCAACATCAATTATCGTAACCGAAGAGGAAAATGGAATTTCTTCCTCTGAAGAGATAAAAAGTGATGTTAGATTTGAAGATGTGATAGGACAGAAACTTGCAAAACAGAAATGCAGGCTAATCGAACGCTTCCTGGAAGAGCCCGAACGTTTTGGGAAATGGGCACCAAGAAACATTCTGTTCTTTGGACCCTCCGGCACTGGAAAAACCATGCTTGCAAAAGCCCTTGCAAGCAAGACCGATGTGCCGATCATTCCGGTCAAGGCTACCCAGCTAATAGGGGAATATGTCGGAGACGGAGCCCGTCAGATCCATCAACTCTATGACCGGGCAGAAGAGATGTCTCCCTGTATAATCTTCATTGACGAACTTGATGCCATTGCCCTGGACAGGCGATTTCAGGAGCTCAGAGGAGACGTCAGCGAGATCGTAAATGCCCTTCTGACAGAAATGGATGGTATAGTTGAACGCGACGGAGTCTGTACCATCTGTTCAACAAACCGTGTCAATTCCCTGGACTCTGCTGTGAGAAGCAGGTTTGAAGAAGAGATTGAGTTTGTCCTTCCGGAGGAAAAAGAAATCATTCATATACTGGAATCAAATGTGAAGACGTTCCCTCTGAAGGTAGAGGAATTTGATTTCCAGACACTTGCAAAGAAAGCTAAAGGGCTTTCAGGCAGGGACATTGTCGAAAAAATCCTTAAAACCGCCCTTCATCAGGCAATCATAGAAGATAGGGAAATTGTCAGTGGTAAAGACTTTGAAAAAGCCCTTGAAAGATTGAGCAAGAAAGATTTCACTCCGGACCCAACACATCTGTATGTATAA
- the glmU gene encoding bifunctional sugar-1-phosphate nucleotidylyltransferase/acetyltransferase, producing MKAVVLVAGKGTRMEPLTSDCPKVMLRVANKPILEHILNAAVEAGIEGFVFITGYLEEQIKAHFGDGSKWGVSIEYVQQKKQLGTADAIGYAREYVEGAFLVLNGDMLIGQEDLKSLVSRKEEAIICVKEVENPSDFGVLETENDKVVRIIEKPKTPPTNLANAGVYLFRESIFDFIDKTQPSVRRELEITDSIQMLIDSGAPVGYSSLEGRWIDIGYPWDLLKANEHLLKDLKGSCEGTVEPNATIKGEVAIGKGTLIRNGSYIEGPVIIGNNCDIGPNCFIRPSTAIGNSVRIGNAVELKNTIVMEGTHIGHLSYVGDSVIGNRCNFGAGTKVANLRHDGKNIKVMLKGRILDSGRRKLGVIMGDDVHTGINTSINIGVIIQKGRVTLPGEVVKH from the coding sequence ATGAAAGCAGTTGTCCTTGTGGCAGGCAAAGGCACAAGGATGGAACCTCTCACCTCCGACTGCCCGAAAGTAATGCTTCGGGTTGCAAACAAACCGATACTTGAACATATCCTGAACGCAGCCGTAGAAGCAGGAATCGAGGGTTTTGTCTTCATTACGGGATACCTGGAAGAACAAATAAAAGCTCATTTCGGGGACGGAAGCAAATGGGGGGTGAGCATTGAATATGTGCAGCAAAAAAAGCAGCTTGGGACTGCAGATGCTATAGGTTATGCCAGAGAGTACGTTGAAGGAGCATTCCTCGTACTTAACGGAGACATGCTCATAGGACAGGAGGACTTAAAATCCCTGGTTTCAAGAAAAGAAGAGGCTATCATCTGCGTAAAAGAGGTAGAAAACCCCTCGGATTTCGGAGTGCTTGAGACCGAAAATGATAAAGTGGTCAGGATAATTGAAAAGCCGAAAACCCCCCCGACCAATCTTGCAAATGCCGGGGTTTACCTATTCAGAGAGTCCATTTTTGATTTCATTGACAAAACCCAGCCCTCTGTGAGAAGAGAACTTGAGATTACAGACTCCATCCAGATGCTGATCGACAGCGGGGCACCTGTGGGCTACAGCTCCCTCGAAGGCAGGTGGATTGACATCGGATATCCCTGGGACCTCCTGAAAGCAAACGAACACCTTTTAAAAGACCTCAAGGGCAGCTGCGAAGGTACCGTGGAACCAAATGCAACCATAAAAGGGGAAGTTGCAATCGGGAAAGGTACCCTCATCCGGAACGGTTCCTATATCGAAGGGCCTGTAATAATAGGTAATAACTGCGATATAGGACCCAACTGTTTTATTCGCCCTTCAACTGCAATAGGCAACAGTGTAAGGATAGGAAACGCCGTGGAGTTAAAAAACACAATTGTCATGGAAGGCACTCATATCGGACACCTGAGTTACGTAGGGGACAGCGTCATCGGGAACCGCTGTAATTTTGGAGCCGGTACGAAGGTTGCAAACCTCCGTCACGACGGGAAGAACATAAAGGTAATGCTGAAAGGCAGGATTCTTGACTCCGGCAGAAGAAAACTCGGTGTGATTATGGGAGATGATGTGCATACAGGCATCAATACGAGCATAAATATAGGCGTGATAATACAAAAAGGAAGAGTCACCCTTCCCGGAGAAGTAGTAAAACACTGA